In Megalobrama amblycephala isolate DHTTF-2021 linkage group LG10, ASM1881202v1, whole genome shotgun sequence, one DNA window encodes the following:
- the LOC125277658 gene encoding heat shock protein 30-like, with translation MLIPHGFQPSFRSLMGTEWPVQRSLCPEITALHRHAEVLQEERSSLEKLQQQIFEEIYPVSCAVERDGSRFALTLDTRDFSPEELSVRQVGRKLQVCGKTQKKQEDPGKGSYSCRIQEFRREFDLPEGVNPEGLSCSMADDGKLYIQAPVNQRSEDAERKISTDCEDEDSRDTT, from the coding sequence ATGTTGATCCCGCATGGATTCCAGCCTTCCTTCAGATCACTGATGGGAACCGAGTGGCCAGTGCAGCGCAGTCTCTGTCCGGAGATCACAGCTCTTCACAGACACGCAGAAGTGCTGCAGGAGGAGAGGAGCAGCCTGGAGAAACTGCAGCAGCAGATCTTTGAGGAGATCTATCCAGTCTCCTGCGCAGTGGAGAGAGACGGAAGCCGCTTTGCTTTGACGCTGGACACTCGCGACTTTTCCCCGGAGGAGCTGTCGGTCAGGCAGGTGGGCAGGAAGCTGCAGGTCTGCGGAAAGACCCAGAAGAAGCAGGAGGATCCTGGGAAAGGCTCGTACTCGTGCAGAATCCAGGAGTTCAGACGGGAGTTTGACCTGCCTGAAGGAGTGAATCCTGAGGGATTGTCCTGCTCCATGGCTGATGATGGGAAGCTCTACATACAGGCGCCAGTGAATCAGAGATCTGAAGACGCTGAGAGGAAGATTTCCACTGACTGTGAAGATGAAGACAGTCGAGACACAACATGA
- the LOC125277482 gene encoding uncharacterized protein LOC125277482, with the protein MPSLQFLNMFGRQLTQLSIVTSVPLGFSLVGLQAIMEVKFSCPCKAGWNTAISALVFCAPALFAFVIMFVLLRPIPFKYSCCQKQNNIEDSRKSQAQDNKETSQAQDNKETSQAQDNKKTSQAQDNKKTSQAQDNKETSQAQDNKETSQAQDNKETSQAQDNKETSQAQDNKETSQAQDNKETSQAQDNKETSQAQDNKETSQAQDNKETSQAQDNKKTSQAQDNKETSQGKNEETPQEHLKQCIKCRYTTFFVCLIPSLVWICICFIDGDYLACGFTTCNGRYACDKELHPNCLNWCKPTELSPEKNETECYERTRKLIYISKITGYVLVLIFCIIAIILVTFDWDGSLPKCSNTESSTPAEPKPDKSNEGRSDNLQMRSIGSTPEERKSLLSCQQGGRGEAEKEEEEEDKEQEEVKKEGGGQERGGRKTKKC; encoded by the exons ATGCCGTCTCttcagtttttaaatatgtttggcAGACAGCTGACCCAATTGAGTATTGTGACCTCAGTTCCACTTGGCTTTTCGTTAGTGGGTTTGCAGGCaattatggaagtaaaattTTCATGCCCATGCAAAGCTGGCTGGAACACAGCTATATCAGCTCTCGTCTTCTGCGCTCCAGCTCTCTTTGCTTTTGTTATAATGTTTGTATTGTTAAGGCCTATTCCATTTAAATATAGCTGttgtcaaaaacaaaacaacattgaaGACTCAAGGAAATCTCAAGCACAGGACAACAAAGAAACATCTCAAGCACAGGACAACAAAGAAACATCTCAAGCACaggacaacaaaaaaacatctcaAGCACaggacaacaaaaaaacatctcaAGCACAGGACAACAAAGAAACATCTCAAGCACAGGACAACAAAGAAACATCTCAAGCACAGGACAACAAAGAAACATCTCAAGCACAGGACAACAAAGAAACATCTCAAGCACAGGACAACAAAGAAACATCTCAAGCACAGGACAACAAAGAAACATCTCAAGCACAGGACAACAAAGAAACATCTCAAGCACAGGACAACAAAGAAACATCTCAAGCACAGGACAACAAAGAAACATCTCAAGCACaggacaacaaaaaaacatctcaAGCACAGGACAACAAAGAAACATCTCAAGGAAAAAACGAAGAAACACCTCAAGAACATCTCAAGCAGTGTATAAAATGTCGTTatacaactttttttgtttgtttgattccTAGTCTTGTGTGGATCTGTATATGTTTCATTGATGGTGATTATCTTGCATGTGGATTCACAACCTGTAATGGACGCTATGCCTGTGATAAAGAACTGCATCCAAATTGTTTGAATTGGTGCAAACCCACTGAATTAAGCCCAGAAAAAAATGAGACTGAATGTTATGAGAGAACACGGaagttaatatatatatcaaag attacAGGATATGTTCTGGTGCTTATCTTCTGTATCATAGCAATTATTTTGGTGACTTTTGACTGGGACGGAAGTCTACCAAAGTGCAGCAATACTGAAAGCAGCACCCCAGCAGAGCCAAAGCCAGACAAGAGCAACGAGGGAAGATCAGACAACCTTCAGATGAGAAGCATTGGAAGCACACCTGAGGAAAGGAAGTCCCTTCTTTCCTGCCAacaaggaggaagaggagaggccgagaaagaggaagaggaggaagacaAGGAGCAGGAAGAGGTAAAGAAAGAaggaggagggcaagaaagaggaggaagaaaaacaaaaaaatgctaa